In one window of Chanodichthys erythropterus isolate Z2021 chromosome 23, ASM2448905v1, whole genome shotgun sequence DNA:
- the cox6b1 gene encoding cytochrome c oxidase subunit 6B1 has product MAEDIQQKLEKYRTAPFDARFPNQNQTRNCWQNYLDYYRCQKALDAKGVDTAPCDWYKRVYKSLCPLSWIEKWDSQRDDGTFPGKI; this is encoded by the exons ATGGCAGAGGACATTCAGCAGAAACTGGAGAAGTACCGCACGGCACCGTTCGATGCCCGCTTCCCGAACCAGAACCAGACGAGAAACTGCTGGCAGAATTACCTGG attATTATCGATGCCAAAAAGCTCTGGATGCCAAAGGTGTGGACACAGCCCCATGTGACTGGTACAAGAGGGTCTACAAGTCTCTCTGCCCTCTCTCCTGG ATCGAGAAATGGGACTCTCAGAGGGACGATGGCACGTTCCCAGGGAAGATTTGA
- the fam234a gene encoding protein FAM234A, which yields MADESGRRFEAEPLKGGEAEGGVSNEKSCAGKLGLSHLTGWRTAAFLLSLFLCLLVVFAFSFILPCPVRPQYMPTWNRTIPTAATYNFLSVEDANEDKVLDVFFMYKDADASRNTCLSEDLSIPCMVLTAVDGTDGKTLWKRPLAAEFYWVECGVKGLGRKGTGCLVAHAGNLTAVDKQSGVIMWQQSRSAMMNGTLPLISVVDLNADGVEDFAILSYYPEAPSFTPIPTELVFFSGKSGDQIGRVDVDMMGVFGHLPFKTASGAPYLLLLNDSGLYAVSLQYLVARAGLKSALKKEKSWEERSDSQTGLISLYQSDSLKRVSVVHGSSSPSLLVQTDSSVSLLHTDKLNIAWTTNTSALLSAPTFGQFNKDETPDIMIEEDVGNDTKRVMVLSGDSGDVLWKVNLLFWTPSPRPASVLTLNSFSVFMLWGQSHGNQTMQSSFLLHPRYSQTLLERRNPTQNILSFKATLLERGRHACYLVLSGPDGRQHTELGETEPVILTKRKIKDDVSESGVLGVVADEPISEDTEKSVKEAFYRLRFSDATL from the exons ATGGCAGATGAATCAGGGCGTCGTTTTGAGGCGGAGCCTCTGAAGGGAGGAGAGGCAGAAGGGGGCGTGTCAAACGAGAAAAGCTGCGCAGGAAAGCTGGGCTTGTCCCACCTGACGGGCTGGCGTACAGCTGCattcctcctctctctcttcctgTGCCTGTTGGTGGTCTTCGCCTTTTCGTTCATCCTTCCTTGCCCCGTACGGCCACAATACATGCCCACCTGGAACCGCACCATTCCTACCGCAG CCACGTATAATTTCCTGTCTGTTGAGGACGCCAATGAAGACAAAGTCTTGGACGTGTTCTTCATGTACAAGGATGCTGATGCCAGCCGCAACACATGTTTGAGTGAAG ATTTGTCAATCCCATGTATGGTTTTAACGGCTGTTGATGGTACTGATGGGAAGACTCTTTGGAAACGACCTTTAGCTGCTGAATTTTATTGGGTGGAGTGTGGCGTAAAGGGGCTCGGACGTAAAGGAACAGGATGTCTGGTTGCTCATGCAGGCAATCTCACGGCGGTCGACAAACAGTCTG GTGTGATCATGTGGCAGCAGTCGCGTTCTGCTATGATGAATGGAACTCTCCCGCTGATCAGCGTTGTGGATCTGAATGCTGACGGAGTAGAGGACTTTGCCATCCTTTCATATTATCCTGAAGCTCCATCATTCACACCCATAccg ACAGAGCTGGTGTTTTTCTCAGGGAAGTCAGGTGATCAGATCGGGAGGGTGGATGTTGACATGATGGGGGTTTTTGGTCATCTGCCGTTCAAAACGGCCAGTGGCGCTCCATACCTGCTGTTACTCAATG ACAGTGGGCTCTACGCGGTCAGTTTGCAATATCTGGTGGCTCGGGCTGGGCTGAAATCTGCGCTGAAGAAAGAGAAAAGCTGGGAGGAAAGATCTGACAGTCAAACTGGACTCATCTCACTCTATCA GTCTGATTCCCTGAAGCGTGTGTCGGTTGTTCATGGCAGCAGTTCTCCATCACTACTGGTCCAAACGGACTCCAGCGTGTCACTGCTGCACACAGACAAACTGAACATCGCATGGACCACCAACACCAGCGCTCTGCTCAG TGCGCCCACATTTGGGCAATTCAACAAAGATGAAACTCCAGACATAATGATAGAGGAAGATGTTGGCAATGACACCAAAAGA GTGATGGTTCTCAGCGGAGACTCTGGAGACGTCCTGTGGAAGGTGAATCTGTTGTTCTGGACTCCGAGTCCTCGTCCGGCATCAGTCCTCACGCTGAACTCATTCTCAGTGTTCATGCTTTGGGGACAGAGTCACGGCAACCAGACA ATGCAGTCATCATTCCTGCTGCATCCTCGATACTCCCAAACACTGCTGGAAAGAAGAAATCCTACACAGAACATTCTCTCTTTTAAGG CAACGCTGTTGGAGCGAGGTCGCCACGCCTGTTACCTCGTTCTTTCTGGACCGGACGGACGGCAGCACACAGAATTAGGCGAGACTGAGCCAGTGATTCTGACCAAACGGAAGATAAAGGATGACGTGTCGGAGAGCGGCGTTCTGGGAGTAGTAGCCGATGAACCGATTTCTGAAGACACAGAGAAGTCCGTGAAGGAGGCCTTCTACAGGCTGCGCTTCAGCGATGCAACTCTCTGA
- the luc7l gene encoding putative RNA-binding protein Luc7-like 1 isoform X2: MSAQAQMRALLDQLMGTSRDGDESRQRVKFTDERVCKSHLLNCCPHDILSGTRMDLGECSKIHDLALRADYEIASKERDLFFELDAVDHLESFIADCDRRTELAKKRLAETQEEISAEVAAKAEKVHELNEEIGKLLAKAEQLGAEGNVDEAQKVLQEVEKVRTKKKDAEEEYRNSMPASSFQQQKLRVCEVCSAYLGLHDNDRRLADHFGGKLHLGFIQIREKLEQLKKTVQDKQERRNQERLKRREEREREERMKKRTKSRSRERKRSRSRDRDRERRRRRSRSASREKRRSRSRSKERDRRRRHRSRSRSRSRHSREHSHKSSRDRDRERDSKHSSSERRSDGLNGRTESRRHDDREAGEI; this comes from the exons ATGTCGGCCCAGGCTCAGATGAGAGCTTTGCTGGATCAGCTGATGGGAACGTCGAGGGATG GAGATGAGTCGAGACAGCGGGTTAAATTCACAGATGAGCGCGTCTGCAAATCGCACCTGCTCAACTGCTGCCCGCATGACATTCTCTCTGGAACG CGCATGGACCTTGGCGAATGCTCTAAGATCCATGATCTGGCGCTGAGAGCAGACTATGAGATCGCGTCTAAAGAGAGAGACCTGTTCTTTGAACTGGAT GCGGTGGATCACCTGGAGTCGTTTATTGCTGACTGCGACCGCAGGACTGAGTTGGCCAAGAAGCGTCTCGCTGAGACACAGGAAGAGATCAGCGCTGAGGTGGCTGCGAAG GCAGAAAAGGTTCACGAGTTGAACGAGGAGATCGGGAAGCTGCTGGCGAAGGCTGAGCAGCTCGGTGCTGAGGGAAATGTAGATGAAGCCCAGAAAGTTCTACAGGAGGTTGAGAAAGTCCGGACTAAGAAGAAGGATGCAGAG gaaGAGTACAGGAACTCTATGCCCGCCTCCAGTTTCCAGCAGCAGAAGTTGCGTGTCTGTGAGGTTTGCTCCGCCTACCTGGGTCTCCATGATAACGACCGGCGTCTCGCTGACCACTTTGGTGGGAAACTGCACTTGGGCTTCATCCAGATCAGAGAGAAGCTGGAGCAGCTGAAG AAAACTGTGCAGGACAAACAGGAGAGGCGGAACCAGGAGCGACTGAAGAGGAGGGAAGAGCGGGAGCGAGAGGAGAGAATGAAAAAGCG GACCAAGTCACGCAGCCGAGAACGCAAGAG GTCTCGTTCTCGTGACCGCGATCGAGAGCGCAGACGCCGGCGTTCCCGCTCCGCATCACGAGAGAAGCGCCGTTCCCGTTCTCGCTCCAAAGAGCGCGACAGACGCCGACGGCACCGATCTCGATCCAGATCCCGCTCGCGGCACAGCCGAGAACACTCACACAA gtcTTCACGGGACCGTGATCGCGAGAGGGACAGCAAGCACAGTTCATCTGAGCGGAGATCAGACGGGCTGAACGGCAGGACAGAATCCCGCCGTCATGATGACAGAGAGGCTGGAGAGATCTGA
- the luc7l gene encoding putative RNA-binding protein Luc7-like 1 isoform X1, which yields MVQCMFASLHLQGSCRKASCSSSRDESRQRVKFTDERVCKSHLLNCCPHDILSGTRMDLGECSKIHDLALRADYEIASKERDLFFELDAVDHLESFIADCDRRTELAKKRLAETQEEISAEVAAKAEKVHELNEEIGKLLAKAEQLGAEGNVDEAQKVLQEVEKVRTKKKDAEEEYRNSMPASSFQQQKLRVCEVCSAYLGLHDNDRRLADHFGGKLHLGFIQIREKLEQLKKTVQDKQERRNQERLKRREEREREERMKKRTKSRSRERKRSRSRDRDRERRRRRSRSASREKRRSRSRSKERDRRRRHRSRSRSRSRHSREHSHKSSRDRDRERDSKHSSSERRSDGLNGRTESRRHDDREAGEI from the exons ATG GTTCAGTGTATGTTTGCCAGCCTACATCTGCAAGGGAGTTGCAGAAAAGCCTCATGTTCATCGAGCC GAGATGAGTCGAGACAGCGGGTTAAATTCACAGATGAGCGCGTCTGCAAATCGCACCTGCTCAACTGCTGCCCGCATGACATTCTCTCTGGAACG CGCATGGACCTTGGCGAATGCTCTAAGATCCATGATCTGGCGCTGAGAGCAGACTATGAGATCGCGTCTAAAGAGAGAGACCTGTTCTTTGAACTGGAT GCGGTGGATCACCTGGAGTCGTTTATTGCTGACTGCGACCGCAGGACTGAGTTGGCCAAGAAGCGTCTCGCTGAGACACAGGAAGAGATCAGCGCTGAGGTGGCTGCGAAG GCAGAAAAGGTTCACGAGTTGAACGAGGAGATCGGGAAGCTGCTGGCGAAGGCTGAGCAGCTCGGTGCTGAGGGAAATGTAGATGAAGCCCAGAAAGTTCTACAGGAGGTTGAGAAAGTCCGGACTAAGAAGAAGGATGCAGAG gaaGAGTACAGGAACTCTATGCCCGCCTCCAGTTTCCAGCAGCAGAAGTTGCGTGTCTGTGAGGTTTGCTCCGCCTACCTGGGTCTCCATGATAACGACCGGCGTCTCGCTGACCACTTTGGTGGGAAACTGCACTTGGGCTTCATCCAGATCAGAGAGAAGCTGGAGCAGCTGAAG AAAACTGTGCAGGACAAACAGGAGAGGCGGAACCAGGAGCGACTGAAGAGGAGGGAAGAGCGGGAGCGAGAGGAGAGAATGAAAAAGCG GACCAAGTCACGCAGCCGAGAACGCAAGAG GTCTCGTTCTCGTGACCGCGATCGAGAGCGCAGACGCCGGCGTTCCCGCTCCGCATCACGAGAGAAGCGCCGTTCCCGTTCTCGCTCCAAAGAGCGCGACAGACGCCGACGGCACCGATCTCGATCCAGATCCCGCTCGCGGCACAGCCGAGAACACTCACACAA gtcTTCACGGGACCGTGATCGCGAGAGGGACAGCAAGCACAGTTCATCTGAGCGGAGATCAGACGGGCTGAACGGCAGGACAGAATCCCGCCGTCATGATGACAGAGAGGCTGGAGAGATCTGA
- the luc7l gene encoding putative RNA-binding protein Luc7-like 1 isoform X3: MDLGECSKIHDLALRADYEIASKERDLFFELDAVDHLESFIADCDRRTELAKKRLAETQEEISAEVAAKAEKVHELNEEIGKLLAKAEQLGAEGNVDEAQKVLQEVEKVRTKKKDAEEEYRNSMPASSFQQQKLRVCEVCSAYLGLHDNDRRLADHFGGKLHLGFIQIREKLEQLKKTVQDKQERRNQERLKRREEREREERMKKRTKSRSRERKRSRSRDRDRERRRRRSRSASREKRRSRSRSKERDRRRRHRSRSRSRSRHSREHSHKSSRDRDRERDSKHSSSERRSDGLNGRTESRRHDDREAGEI; encoded by the exons ATGGACCTTGGCGAATGCTCTAAGATCCATGATCTGGCGCTGAGAGCAGACTATGAGATCGCGTCTAAAGAGAGAGACCTGTTCTTTGAACTGGAT GCGGTGGATCACCTGGAGTCGTTTATTGCTGACTGCGACCGCAGGACTGAGTTGGCCAAGAAGCGTCTCGCTGAGACACAGGAAGAGATCAGCGCTGAGGTGGCTGCGAAG GCAGAAAAGGTTCACGAGTTGAACGAGGAGATCGGGAAGCTGCTGGCGAAGGCTGAGCAGCTCGGTGCTGAGGGAAATGTAGATGAAGCCCAGAAAGTTCTACAGGAGGTTGAGAAAGTCCGGACTAAGAAGAAGGATGCAGAG gaaGAGTACAGGAACTCTATGCCCGCCTCCAGTTTCCAGCAGCAGAAGTTGCGTGTCTGTGAGGTTTGCTCCGCCTACCTGGGTCTCCATGATAACGACCGGCGTCTCGCTGACCACTTTGGTGGGAAACTGCACTTGGGCTTCATCCAGATCAGAGAGAAGCTGGAGCAGCTGAAG AAAACTGTGCAGGACAAACAGGAGAGGCGGAACCAGGAGCGACTGAAGAGGAGGGAAGAGCGGGAGCGAGAGGAGAGAATGAAAAAGCG GACCAAGTCACGCAGCCGAGAACGCAAGAG GTCTCGTTCTCGTGACCGCGATCGAGAGCGCAGACGCCGGCGTTCCCGCTCCGCATCACGAGAGAAGCGCCGTTCCCGTTCTCGCTCCAAAGAGCGCGACAGACGCCGACGGCACCGATCTCGATCCAGATCCCGCTCGCGGCACAGCCGAGAACACTCACACAA gtcTTCACGGGACCGTGATCGCGAGAGGGACAGCAAGCACAGTTCATCTGAGCGGAGATCAGACGGGCTGAACGGCAGGACAGAATCCCGCCGTCATGATGACAGAGAGGCTGGAGAGATCTGA